From a single Myxocyprinus asiaticus isolate MX2 ecotype Aquarium Trade chromosome 47, UBuf_Myxa_2, whole genome shotgun sequence genomic region:
- the ccdc87 gene encoding coiled-coil domain-containing protein 87 produces the protein MTGEITSAHRFTAHSKHWMEHTKCEDLIQMIFHSKEVQQHFKNILRPHSLLIHPDMMKDRAKEVRSESSAYEKNKTTPTSLSELCKLLEERISQNSQLYSICHEDQQALTAVLISELGMIWHDLKIPPVDITLTQDENVQLHHQTFSEVLDICEQLFLHYLHLMDTLKRRGVFSDYANRSRLAAQLASDCTNLLNVRSIRSRIVPGIKATRRPSAATQRERQQGTLQTHSLPCPRKHDLFLHAKHSMKRAMTGRPLEKTVEDELKEIEEKIGELDLQRVYDLLPYHMEPITCKKHNQRMACSGSTASVPSIPKQEKDPYQNRVVRMKGCFSMPDLQMETLLEELEIGMPCRPPSPLVLLLTEPTSSLEKHITPADDLRRLLQDYEDVNNLSNCETDLPPLIKAPTGYGSRRLQKLKLRLQEMMEEEEEKKKSKVLFEKPPHPQGAVVSVAVSPQIIVQMTAARVSDRIFPETIKLSMYPPVYNDLTKEIVSASVMDRNLVEESMEIKKVYEELSKSIPTKYFNFDEDPRIEPILSNAMCCLKRRINEKLMNPLLRRPNPYCISHRERTERAANRKRPMDVTTRAYRAWFQWWKCQLSLDDYLNYISNQDSDYLSVLFHLYDSDDEEEERHKLAQLQKEERRRRHQERIHSMRKQKEEFLPGFWNVNTIGMGGLGKEPKLDEKNPDEKIQDVGEGPAAGLLDIDQMQARLEKVWNALYLPEGQRIDMAIKYSSQGYRDHLQEAIAAWEQAARLIQQRELLLFKLEEFERAASNPNRFFQQGYHGSSMARMEEASQRGKLNSQISDVDKGLSEIIGHITTHFNDIITYKGRPYCEKMRWDRIEMLYWLQQERRVQSLEMFVEGRMALPNCPSLDFFCSWHHSE, from the exons ATGACAGGAGAAATAACAAGTGCACATAGATTTACTGCCCACTCAAAGCATTGGATGGAGCACACCAAATGTGAGGACCTCATTCAGATGATATTCCACAGTAAAGAAGTTCAGCAGCACTTCAAGAACATTCTGAGACCTCACTCACTTCTCATTCACCCGGACATGATGAAAG ACAGGGCCAAGGAGGTGAGATCTGAGTCTTCTGCTTATGAGAAGAATAAAACCACTCCTACCTCTCTGTCAGAGCTTTGCAAACTGCTGGAGGAGAGAATCTCTCAGAATTCACAGCTCTACTCCATCTGCCATGAAGACCAACAGGCTCTG acAGCAGTGTTGATTTCTGAGCTGGGTATGATCTGGCATGACCTGAAAATCCCACCTGTTGACATCACGCTGACTCAGGACGAGAATGTGCAGCTGCATCATCAGACATTCAGTGAGGTGCTGGACATCTGTGAGCAGCTTTTTCTGCACTACCTGCACTTGATGGATACTTTAAAGAGGCGTGGTGTCTTCAGCGACTATGCCAACCGAAGCAGGCTGGCAGCTCAGCTGGCTTCAGACTGCACTAACCT CTTAAATGTTCGCTCCATAAGATCCAGGATTGTCCCAGGAATCAAAGCTACAAGGAGACCAAGTGCTGCAACACAGAGAGAACGACAGCAGGGGACTTTACAGACACACTCTCTGCCCTGCCCACGTAAACATGACCTGTTTCTGCATGCCAAACATAGCATGAAGAGGGCTATGACGGGTAGACCTCTGGAAAAGACTGTGGAGGATGAACTCAAGGAG ATTGAAGAGAAAATTGGGGAGCTGGATTTGCAACGTGTGTATGACCTCCTGCCCTACCACATGGAGCCAATCACGTGCAAGAAACACAACCAGAGAATGGCTTGTTCAGGTTCCACAGCCAGCGTGCCTAGTATACCGAAACAAGAAAAGGATCCCTATCAAAATAGAGTCGTCAGAATGAAG GGATGTTTTTCCATGCCAGACCTACAGATGGAGACACTGCTGGAGGAGCTGGAGATTGGAATGCCCTGCCGGCCTCCATCCCCATTAGTCCTGCTCTTAACAGAACCAACATCAAGCCTGGAGAAACACATCACTCCTGCAGATGACCTGAGGAG ATTGTTACAAGATTACGAGGATGTCAACAATCTGAGTAACTGTGAGACAGACCTGCCCCCACTTATCAAAGCCCCAACTGGCTATGGTTCCAGAAGACTCCAAAAGCTCAAACTAAGACTACAG GAAATgatggaggaagaggaggagaaaaagAAGAGTAAAGTACTGTTTGAGAAGCCTCCACACCCACAGGGAGCAGTGGTCAGTGTGGCGGTTTCACCACAAATTATCGTGCAGATGACAGCAGCCCGAGTGTCTGACAGGATTTTTCCAGAAACCATCAAACTCAGCATGTACCCTCCAGTCTACAATGACCTTACTAAAGAG ATTGTCTCAGCGTCAGTAATGGATCGGAACTTGGTTGAAGAaagtatggaaataaaaaaagtttatgaaGAATTATCCAAAAGTATCCCAACAAAGTATTTCAACTTTGATGAG GACCCAAGGATTGAACCCATACTGTCTAATGCCATGTGCTGCCTGAAAAGAAGGATTAATGAAAAACTGATGAACCCATTACTAAGGAGGCCAAATCCATACTGCATATCCCACAG agagagaacagagagggCTGCAAACAGAAAGAGGCCCATGGATGTGACCACACGAGCATACAGAGCCTGGTTTCAGTGGTGGAAGTGTCAGCTATCACTGGATGATTATCTCAACTATATTTCCAACCAG GACTCTGATTACCTGTCAGTGTTGTTTCATCTGTATGACAGTGATGATGAGGAAGAAGAGAGACACAAACTGGCTCAGCTGCAGAAGGAAGAGAGGAGAAG AAGGCATCAGGAAAGGATCCATTCAATGAGGAAACAGAAGGAGGAATTTCTTCCTGGTTTCTGGAATGTCAACACCATAGGAATGGGAGGACTTGGGAAGGAACCTAAACTGGATG AGAAAAATCCTGATGAGAAAATACAGGATGTG GGTGAAGGCCCAGCTGCCGGACTGCTGGATATAGACCAGATGCAGGCCAGGCTCGAGAAGGTCTGGAATGCCCTCTATCTGCCTGAAGGACAGCGGATAGACATGGCCATCAAATACAGCTCTCAGGGGTACAGAGACCATCTGCAGGAG GCAATTGCTGCATGGGAGCAGGCTGCTCGGCTGATCCAACAGAGGGAGTTATTGCTGTTTAAGTTGGAGGAGTTTGAGAGAGCAGCATCTAATCCCAACAGATTTTTTCAACAAG GTTATCATGGTTCATCTATGGCTAGAATGGAGGAAGCAAGTCAGAGAGGGAAGCTGAACTCTCAGATTTCAGATGTAGACAAAGGGTTATCCGAGATCATTGGCCACATCACAACCCATTTCAATGACATCATCACGTATAAG GGTCGGCCGTACTGTGAGAAAATGCGCTGGGACCGTATTGAGATGCTGTACTGGCTGCAGCAGGAAAGGCGGGTCCAGTCCCTGGAGATGTTCGTAGAGGGACGGATGGCTCTGCCT aactgcccctcactggattttttttgttcttggcaccattctgagtga